The Lysinibacillus pakistanensis genome includes a window with the following:
- a CDS encoding YheC/YheD family protein yields MTIIGMLHHRLDPTTVIKSYAYAAVAKAEGAQFFYFTPKSVDFNKRSIRGKVYENGEWLEKIMPFPDVVYNAGSPEKLSVSKEIIDKLKDEIPFTTHSIGNKWNVMKRLKEAKEFDKYLIPTEIVKNAELFHKFFTYYKKVVFKPIDGRKGKGIYFITKAGSTNFEVRKDSEKRVYSKHQLDELIKGQLATGTFIMQPYIQSKTKAGQVYDFRLHVQKNGEGKWVITTIYPRIAPAGSIIPNINNGGFTNYLDPFLEQEFKEEAFDIRRMLEHFSLTLAQHLDEIQMVQFGEVIDEIGIDVGLDEQQKIWMYEVNWRPGCPPAFYLELDVVINSIRYAMYLAKNQKQVKKGISQQKQKPQPKEQQKPIIAITGSAGKTTSKAFLGSILSRKWKIFESKDYWNTTEHTKKHAEEINASHEAVVLEYGMAYPGIITNHCSIIQPNISIITNIGLAHVGNFDGDIKGVAKAKSELIHGMDQSGLLILNKDDDNSKFLETQQFKGKIITVGIHRPADYKAYDIQYKDVGMTFKIKLQGQEITMYIPILGEHHVYNALNAIAVADTLGFSPVDIQAGLNFKKPPRRLTIYNCRDNITVIDDTVHSHPQGVRAAIDVLTNIAKKRKIAIIGQMRELGDLREEEYRKLGEYVYEQDIDLFITYGFRTEEMGAAAKAIGMDPAKVYHFLNKDELHALLEKIIEPHDTILVKGASKTNMFETVKFLDDTYKV; encoded by the coding sequence ATGACAATTATCGGAATGTTGCATCATCGACTTGACCCAACAACCGTTATTAAGTCATATGCATATGCAGCCGTTGCAAAAGCGGAAGGGGCTCAATTTTTTTATTTTACACCAAAAAGCGTAGATTTTAACAAACGGTCCATAAGAGGAAAGGTATATGAAAATGGTGAATGGCTCGAAAAAATAATGCCTTTCCCAGATGTAGTTTATAATGCAGGTAGTCCAGAAAAATTATCAGTTTCAAAGGAAATTATTGATAAATTAAAAGATGAAATCCCATTTACAACGCATTCTATAGGGAATAAATGGAACGTAATGAAGCGTCTAAAGGAAGCAAAGGAATTTGATAAATATTTAATTCCGACAGAAATTGTAAAAAATGCTGAGTTATTTCATAAATTTTTTACTTACTATAAAAAAGTCGTATTTAAGCCGATAGACGGTCGCAAGGGAAAAGGCATTTATTTTATAACGAAAGCAGGTAGTACGAATTTTGAGGTAAGAAAGGATAGTGAAAAACGAGTATATTCCAAGCACCAGCTAGATGAATTAATTAAAGGGCAACTTGCTACAGGAACCTTTATCATGCAGCCGTATATCCAATCTAAAACGAAGGCAGGTCAGGTTTATGATTTCCGTCTTCACGTGCAAAAAAATGGCGAGGGTAAATGGGTTATCACTACTATTTATCCGAGAATTGCCCCTGCTGGTTCGATTATTCCGAATATCAATAATGGAGGATTTACGAATTATTTAGATCCTTTCTTGGAGCAGGAATTCAAGGAAGAGGCCTTTGATATTCGACGTATGCTAGAGCATTTCTCCTTAACATTAGCTCAACACCTAGATGAAATTCAGATGGTGCAATTTGGAGAGGTGATTGATGAAATTGGGATTGATGTGGGCTTAGATGAGCAACAAAAAATTTGGATGTATGAAGTAAACTGGCGACCAGGTTGTCCTCCTGCTTTTTATTTAGAACTAGATGTTGTGATTAATTCTATTCGCTATGCAATGTATCTTGCGAAAAATCAAAAACAAGTGAAAAAAGGAATTAGTCAACAAAAACAAAAACCACAACCAAAAGAGCAGCAGAAACCGATTATTGCTATTACGGGAAGTGCTGGGAAAACAACATCTAAAGCTTTTCTAGGCTCAATATTATCGAGAAAATGGAAAATTTTTGAGTCAAAAGATTATTGGAATACGACTGAGCATACAAAAAAACATGCTGAGGAAATTAACGCTTCTCATGAGGCGGTAGTGCTTGAGTATGGAATGGCTTACCCAGGTATCATTACTAATCACTGTAGTATTATTCAACCGAATATTAGTATTATTACAAATATTGGTTTAGCGCATGTTGGTAATTTTGATGGAGATATTAAGGGTGTGGCAAAGGCAAAATCTGAATTAATTCATGGAATGGATCAAAGTGGTTTATTAATATTGAATAAAGATGATGATAACTCTAAGTTTTTAGAAACACAGCAATTTAAAGGGAAAATTATAACGGTTGGTATTCATCGTCCCGCAGATTATAAAGCCTATGATATTCAATATAAGGATGTTGGTATGACCTTTAAAATAAAGCTTCAGGGACAGGAAATAACAATGTATATTCCTATTTTAGGAGAACATCACGTTTATAATGCCCTGAATGCCATCGCAGTTGCGGATACCTTAGGGTTTAGTCCAGTAGATATTCAAGCAGGGCTGAATTTCAAAAAACCGCCTAGACGGCTTACGATTTATAATTGTCGTGATAATATTACTGTTATTGATGATACAGTTCATTCTCATCCTCAGGGTGTGCGTGCGGCGATTGACGTACTGACAAATATAGCGAAGAAACGTAAAATTGCCATCATTGGTCAAATGCGGGAATTAGGGGATTTGCGAGAAGAAGAGTATCGTAAGTTGGGTGAATATGTTTATGAGCAGGACATAGATCTTTTTATCACATATGGCTTTAGAACGGAGGAAATGGGCGCAGCTGCAAAGGCAATAGGGATGGACCCAGCGAAAGTTTATCATTTTCTAAATAAAGATGAGCTCCATGCACTGTTAGAGAAAATAATCGAACCACATGACACCATTTTAGTTAAGGGTGCTAGTAAAACGAATATGTTTGAGACAGTTAAATTTTTAGATGACACTTATAAGGTGTAA
- a CDS encoding ATP-grasp domain-containing protein, with amino-acid sequence MKTIIFIGTNKSGSSREATRAAEKMGFFTVLFTNNEKQLQQRRAYPDIHKMILIDTSKIEDMKDEIYKLTKSGLEIKTIVSFVDPYVHIASILCDEFCDNYTSSTAIEMMEDKEKTRNYLKNQSYSPKFFLIKPHESVPTNLEFPLIVKSPKSTGSKDVLLAKDSSQLNNHLRYLRNKNLGETIMIEEYIDGPQYLVEAIVYKRQPHVIGIVEQEITQGKRFIITGYGVLVKAPSDIQAGLEEVLQSIVTIFNIENGALHLELRLTKNGWKLIEINPRISGGAMNNMIFAAFGFNLVEETLKLLLGEPPNIQPRHKKFVYTKYVIVESKGILERVIGRTRASKSPGVVDVYVKPRRGTLLTPPLSMGHRYAYVIAEGTTLSEAKQNAVNAAKEIKFILKVA; translated from the coding sequence CTGAAAACGATTATATTTATCGGTACAAACAAATCTGGGTCCAGTCGTGAAGCAACGAGAGCAGCAGAAAAAATGGGCTTTTTTACAGTACTTTTTACAAACAATGAAAAGCAATTACAGCAGAGAAGAGCCTATCCAGATATCCATAAAATGATTCTTATTGATACGTCAAAAATAGAAGACATGAAGGATGAAATTTATAAATTAACAAAATCAGGATTAGAAATAAAAACGATTGTTAGCTTTGTAGATCCCTATGTCCATATTGCTTCCATCTTATGTGATGAATTTTGTGATAACTATACATCATCAACTGCCATTGAAATGATGGAGGATAAAGAAAAAACTAGAAATTATTTAAAAAATCAATCCTATTCGCCAAAGTTTTTTCTTATCAAACCACATGAATCCGTTCCGACAAACCTAGAATTCCCACTGATTGTCAAATCTCCAAAGTCAACTGGCTCAAAGGATGTTTTATTAGCCAAGGATTCAAGTCAACTAAACAATCATCTCCGTTATCTTCGAAATAAGAATTTAGGAGAAACTATTATGATTGAAGAATATATTGATGGCCCTCAATATTTAGTAGAGGCAATTGTCTATAAGCGACAGCCTCATGTAATCGGTATTGTAGAGCAAGAAATTACACAAGGTAAACGTTTTATCATTACAGGCTATGGGGTTCTTGTAAAAGCTCCATCAGATATACAAGCTGGTCTTGAAGAAGTACTTCAATCCATTGTTACAATATTTAACATTGAAAATGGTGCGCTGCATTTAGAGCTTCGTTTAACAAAAAACGGCTGGAAGCTTATTGAGATTAATCCGAGAATTTCCGGTGGCGCTATGAATAATATGATTTTTGCAGCATTTGGCTTTAATTTAGTGGAAGAAACATTAAAGCTATTATTAGGGGAGCCTCCAAATATTCAGCCAAGACATAAAAAATTTGTCTACACAAAATATGTCATTGTCGAAAGTAAAGGCATTTTAGAGAGAGTTATTGGTAGAACCAGGGCATCTAAATCACCAGGTGTGGTAGATGTCTATGTGAAACCTAGAAGAGGAACATTGCTAACCCCTCCTCTATCCATGGGCCATCGCTACGCATATGTCATTGCAGAGGGTACCACATTGTCAGAGGCTAAACAAAACGCTGTCAATGCAGCCAAGGAAATAAAATTCATCTTAAAGGTCGCGTAA
- a CDS encoding Mur ligase family protein, protein MKPLTVKNLTVITAGNLVQGSEETLIQHGAYRLKQVKKTNTALFTSKRIVNWKSLEPLYPLVLVTDWSYSHNEIPRQIITIKVTNADEAYWKFVNFYRDQFNIPVVAITGTSGKTTTKEMIKHILSAEKKVSATTLSSNSRTASLQYLLSIDEETEAAVFETAVGSPGDVTKAGKYFKPTIGIITNIGAHHLNYCKTLEGYIQAKGEMLDIIHPKGTLIINAEDKNTKKIDFSRFHGNIIKIGKHESCDFRAVNIRYHSHGMLFTIIYNNESFEVFVPGFGEHQVYNALEAIAAVYEIGITIPMAAKQLQSFRHLNKQLQLFEGINHSVLIDDTWSITTTSLEAALKVLQALGKDKKKIAVIGTITDLGSWGYIIHEQAGELIHQIGVDVLVTIGEHARIMADHAVDLGLSSPVYTFKNSLLAYKLLQDIVDENTILLVKGDMYSKQVSNLATDLKRKKGLPPE, encoded by the coding sequence ATGAAGCCTCTTACGGTGAAGAACTTAACAGTGATAACTGCAGGCAATTTAGTGCAAGGATCCGAGGAAACATTGATTCAGCACGGGGCTTATCGACTAAAGCAAGTGAAAAAAACAAATACGGCTCTTTTTACGAGTAAACGTATTGTTAATTGGAAAAGTCTTGAACCACTTTATCCGCTAGTGTTAGTTACAGATTGGTCATACAGTCATAATGAAATTCCTAGGCAAATCATTACTATAAAAGTAACAAATGCAGATGAAGCTTACTGGAAATTTGTAAACTTTTATCGAGATCAATTTAATATTCCGGTAGTAGCCATTACAGGTACTTCTGGTAAAACCACAACAAAAGAGATGATTAAACATATACTTTCAGCAGAAAAAAAAGTATCTGCTACTACTCTAAGCAGTAATTCTAGGACAGCATCTTTACAATATTTACTAAGCATTGATGAGGAAACAGAGGCGGCTGTTTTTGAGACTGCTGTTGGCTCACCTGGAGATGTAACAAAGGCAGGAAAATATTTCAAACCGACAATCGGCATTATTACGAATATTGGGGCACACCATTTAAATTATTGTAAAACATTGGAGGGCTATATCCAGGCAAAGGGAGAAATGCTAGATATTATTCATCCAAAGGGCACATTAATTATTAATGCTGAGGATAAGAACACCAAAAAAATAGATTTTTCAAGATTTCACGGCAACATTATTAAAATAGGAAAGCATGAATCTTGTGATTTTAGAGCTGTCAATATTCGCTATCATAGTCATGGAATGCTATTTACAATTATCTATAATAACGAGAGCTTTGAGGTATTTGTACCAGGGTTTGGTGAACATCAAGTATATAATGCATTAGAAGCTATTGCAGCTGTTTATGAAATAGGTATAACCATTCCAATGGCAGCAAAACAACTACAATCCTTTCGGCATCTGAATAAGCAGCTTCAGTTATTTGAAGGTATTAATCATTCCGTGCTTATAGATGATACCTGGAGTATAACAACTACTTCGTTGGAGGCAGCTTTAAAAGTTTTACAGGCGCTTGGAAAGGACAAGAAGAAAATTGCAGTCATTGGAACAATTACCGATTTAGGCTCATGGGGATATATCATTCATGAGCAGGCAGGAGAATTGATTCATCAAATTGGTGTAGATGTTCTAGTTACTATCGGAGAGCATGCACGAATTATGGCAGATCATGCTGTTGACTTAGGGCTTAGTTCACCAGTTTATACATTTAAAAATAGTTTGCTCGCCTATAAACTATTACAAGATATAGTGGACGAAAATACGATTCTTCTTGTTAAAGGAGATATGTATAGTAAGCAGGTTTCTAATTTAGCAACAGATCTAAAAAGAAAGAAAGGATTACCACCTGAATAG
- a CDS encoding UDP-N-acetylmuramoyl-tripeptide--D-alanyl-D-alanine ligase: MQQINVKDLRKVLQGDLLCGSEQWSVKQAIYYNRHDLTQSHTLMFVSRGDTINWQEIDRKGPALVISDKSSAELKNALANTTVIQVKSIGQAYWTFIDYYRNLFQIPVVALTGTCGKTTTKEMIKHIASREWNVQASVSSKNEPRQSLPYLTGIDKSTEAAIFELGLGNTGNIKHQCMIYQPTIGIITNIGVHHLDGCGNLEGYIKAKAEILEGISEGGTLIINADDENTKKIPLHTFKGKIITVGVHEQANYKATTIQFMKNGMKFVLQVSGAKYNVFVPGYGEHQVYNALSAIAAAKEMGLSFNTAIAGLRTFKPMARHLEFSTGMGESTIVDDTWTNNPTSVEAALKVLDTIGKGKKVILILGDIKRLGRFEEKYHREIGSLVAKRDIHTLITIGNRAEHIAKQAIKEGSKAEIHIFKDVAGVLDLLKSQLDSETIVLIKGPMSSRSMIQFANQLKEK, translated from the coding sequence TTGCAACAAATAAATGTAAAAGACCTAAGGAAGGTATTGCAAGGGGATTTATTGTGCGGTTCTGAACAATGGTCTGTCAAGCAGGCAATTTATTATAACCGGCATGATTTGACTCAAAGTCATACGCTCATGTTTGTAAGTAGGGGAGATACTATCAATTGGCAGGAGATAGATCGCAAAGGTCCAGCGCTAGTTATTTCAGATAAATCGTCAGCAGAATTAAAAAATGCATTAGCCAATACAACTGTTATCCAAGTGAAAAGCATTGGGCAGGCATATTGGACATTTATTGACTATTATCGAAATCTATTTCAAATACCAGTGGTTGCTTTGACAGGGACCTGTGGAAAAACAACAACAAAAGAAATGATTAAGCATATTGCTAGTCGAGAATGGAATGTTCAAGCATCTGTTAGCAGTAAAAATGAACCTCGCCAATCCTTACCGTATTTAACGGGAATCGATAAGTCAACAGAAGCAGCCATATTTGAATTAGGTTTAGGAAATACAGGAAATATTAAACATCAGTGTATGATCTATCAGCCTACCATTGGTATTATTACAAATATTGGTGTGCATCATCTTGATGGATGTGGAAATCTTGAAGGCTATATAAAAGCAAAGGCGGAAATTTTAGAAGGTATTTCAGAAGGTGGCACATTAATTATTAATGCAGATGATGAAAATACCAAAAAAATACCCTTGCATACTTTCAAAGGGAAAATTATTACCGTTGGTGTACATGAACAGGCAAACTATAAAGCCACTACCATACAATTTATGAAAAATGGCATGAAGTTTGTACTGCAGGTGTCAGGTGCAAAGTATAATGTATTTGTCCCTGGCTATGGAGAACACCAAGTATACAATGCCTTATCAGCTATCGCTGCGGCAAAGGAAATGGGATTATCGTTCAATACAGCCATCGCTGGTTTGAGAACATTTAAACCAATGGCCAGACATCTAGAATTTTCAACGGGCATGGGAGAAAGTACAATAGTAGATGATACATGGACCAATAATCCAACTTCTGTTGAAGCAGCCTTAAAAGTATTAGATACAATAGGGAAAGGAAAGAAAGTCATTCTTATTTTAGGAGATATTAAACGATTAGGTAGGTTTGAGGAAAAGTATCATCGAGAAATTGGCTCGTTGGTTGCCAAAAGAGATATTCATACGCTTATTACCATTGGCAATCGAGCAGAGCATATCGCAAAGCAAGCGATAAAGGAAGGCTCGAAGGCAGAAATTCATATATTTAAGGATGTCGCAGGTGTTTTGGATCTACTAAAATCCCAGCTTGATTCTGAAACGATTGTATTAATAAAAGGACCAATGTCGAGTCGATCCATGATACAGTTTGCCAATCAATTGAAAGAAAAATAA
- a CDS encoding NlpC/P60 family protein yields MNKRFLSTTLALSIGFTTLGMVQPAVQPIEVEAATINNLNNQQAVAAKAEQLIQTGKSLIGKATYSNTVYKPTYPYKFSCASFLMYIFEKNGVDLATYNEDYMMKQGTYVAKNQLQKGDLLFFKSKKTGTDPDHVGMYIGNNKIIHMADSKQNIVISDLNSKPYYTENYVTARRVLPTLLSANPATKGDKVVENAYSYKDKVTMSSTINEKNLRFTGPGFVEYVYRKSGVQLGTTNLKEQMKLGTTVSRSNLKKGDLVFFNSTPGSQTPSMVGIYAGDYRIMIPNSNGIITRVMFVDYYDKHYITAKRVFSN; encoded by the coding sequence ATGAATAAACGATTTTTAAGCACTACACTAGCATTATCAATAGGTTTTACTACATTAGGAATGGTACAGCCAGCTGTTCAGCCAATAGAGGTCGAAGCTGCTACTATTAATAATCTCAACAATCAACAGGCTGTTGCTGCAAAGGCAGAGCAACTAATTCAAACTGGTAAAAGTTTAATTGGAAAGGCAACATACAGCAATACGGTATACAAGCCTACATATCCATATAAATTTTCATGTGCTTCATTTTTGATGTACATTTTTGAGAAAAATGGTGTCGATCTTGCAACGTACAATGAAGATTATATGATGAAACAAGGAACATATGTAGCTAAAAATCAACTACAAAAGGGTGATTTATTATTCTTTAAAAGTAAAAAAACTGGTACTGATCCTGATCATGTAGGCATGTATATTGGGAATAATAAAATCATTCACATGGCTGATTCTAAACAGAACATTGTAATTTCTGATTTAAACAGCAAACCCTATTATACAGAAAATTATGTAACAGCCCGCAGAGTCTTACCTACCCTACTTTCTGCTAACCCTGCAACAAAGGGTGATAAAGTTGTCGAAAACGCTTATAGCTATAAAGATAAAGTGACGATGAGTTCAACGATTAATGAAAAAAATCTCCGTTTTACAGGCCCTGGATTTGTCGAGTATGTTTACCGTAAAAGTGGTGTACAACTTGGTACAACCAATTTAAAAGAGCAAATGAAATTAGGAACTACGGTTTCACGTTCAAATTTAAAGAAAGGCGATTTAGTATTCTTTAATAGTACCCCAGGATCTCAAACACCTTCAATGGTAGGCATATATGCAGGAGATTATCGTATTATGATTCCTAATTCAAATGGAATTATTACTAGAGTAATGTTCGTCGATTATTATGATAAGCATTATATTACTGCTAAACGTGTTTTTTCAAATTAA
- a CDS encoding VOC family protein yields MIIGLHHVQITIPQGAEAQGRDFYCQVLELKEIEKPNSLKGRGGFWLQVGNMEVHVGTEEGFNRFTTKSHIAYQVEDITFWKARLAAHSIEIIESIPIPNFERFEFRDPFGNRVEMIQQL; encoded by the coding sequence ATGATTATTGGCTTGCATCATGTTCAGATTACCATACCACAAGGGGCTGAAGCACAGGGCAGGGATTTTTATTGTCAGGTTTTAGAATTGAAAGAGATTGAAAAACCTAATTCCTTAAAAGGAAGAGGTGGATTTTGGCTGCAAGTAGGAAATATGGAGGTGCATGTTGGAACAGAGGAAGGCTTTAATCGCTTCACAACTAAATCTCATATTGCCTACCAAGTTGAAGATATAACATTCTGGAAAGCTAGATTAGCAGCGCACTCCATAGAAATAATTGAATCCATTCCAATCCCAAATTTTGAGCGCTTTGAATTTAGAGATCCCTTCGGAAATCGTGTGGAAATGATTCAACAATTATAA
- a CDS encoding DUF5367 domain-containing protein, with protein MPFFLLWGFFIWLAASAFFRLAGPFFFTLEHPLIIMCTYLFVVPVIWMVTIPIYSIKNCTGIRRLQAAIYIALPGMLIDAIVLLYFDKIFTNLSADMDRFFASWLLWAYALIILTGCAKNPFRLQFKRVY; from the coding sequence ATGCCATTCTTTTTGCTCTGGGGATTTTTTATTTGGCTAGCAGCAAGCGCGTTTTTTAGACTCGCTGGTCCATTCTTTTTTACGCTTGAGCACCCTTTAATTATTATGTGTACATATCTTTTTGTCGTTCCGGTAATTTGGATGGTGACAATCCCTATTTATTCAATAAAAAATTGCACAGGCATAAGACGTTTACAAGCAGCCATTTATATTGCACTGCCTGGTATGCTAATAGATGCTATTGTCCTACTATATTTTGATAAAATCTTCACCAATTTATCAGCAGACATGGATCGCTTTTTTGCCTCGTGGCTGTTATGGGCATACGCTTTGATTATACTTACTGGATGTGCAAAAAATCCCTTTCGACTACAATTTAAAAGGGTTTATTAA
- a CDS encoding TetR/AcrR family transcriptional regulator, protein MAKPTGIAKAELLTAAKQCLVHNGIEKFTLKAVAEQAGVTQGTIYYHFKTKEQILLEIIQSICQDSWSELSVASKEFIQIALQSAKSRYENNVFYHKLFFTLIVIGFNNPSIKQQIADILKSENESLFKALTKLWEKSPIKGVSLESWSIFFNALMDGLALQVMVLEDFPIDQFYEELEKIVITLYQLGK, encoded by the coding sequence ATGGCAAAACCAACAGGTATAGCAAAAGCAGAGCTATTAACAGCAGCCAAGCAATGTTTAGTCCACAATGGTATTGAGAAATTCACATTGAAGGCTGTTGCAGAGCAAGCTGGCGTGACACAAGGCACCATTTATTATCATTTTAAAACGAAAGAGCAAATTTTACTTGAAATTATCCAAAGCATTTGTCAAGATTCCTGGAGCGAGCTTTCAGTAGCAAGCAAAGAATTTATTCAAATTGCACTTCAATCAGCAAAGAGCCGTTACGAAAATAATGTCTTTTATCATAAACTATTTTTCACCTTGATTGTTATCGGCTTTAATAATCCCTCCATTAAACAGCAAATTGCTGATATCTTAAAATCTGAAAATGAAAGTCTATTCAAAGCTCTTACAAAGCTATGGGAAAAGTCACCAATAAAAGGTGTCTCGTTGGAGAGTTGGAGCATTTTCTTTAATGCGCTAATGGATGGTTTGGCTTTGCAGGTCATGGTGCTAGAGGACTTTCCAATCGATCAGTTTTATGAAGAACTCGAAAAAATAGTCATTACACTTTATCAGCTAGGAAAATAA
- a CDS encoding TetR/AcrR family transcriptional regulator, whose protein sequence is MSRRMKLELSIILKKATDIIDKQGLDQLSIGLLAEKLDVRPPSLYNHLDGLHELRQKLAIQGVKKLNEYMLQAAVGRSGDDAIRAISKAYIQFVREHPGLYDASTRFPDSNDQELQQAQRSVVQLVLQVLDAYNLQEEMAIHMVRGLRSILHGFTSIEQMGGFGMPLDFNKSFSILLNTFIEGIHAVTLNEGK, encoded by the coding sequence ATGTCCCGTCGTATGAAATTAGAATTATCTATTATTTTAAAAAAAGCAACGGATATAATTGATAAACAAGGATTGGACCAACTTTCAATCGGACTATTAGCAGAAAAATTGGACGTGCGACCGCCTTCTTTGTATAACCATCTTGATGGATTACATGAATTGAGGCAGAAGTTAGCCATTCAAGGTGTAAAAAAACTTAATGAATATATGCTTCAAGCTGCAGTTGGACGTTCAGGTGATGATGCCATTCGTGCAATTAGTAAAGCATATATTCAATTTGTTCGAGAGCATCCCGGATTATATGATGCTAGCACTCGCTTTCCTGATTCTAACGATCAAGAATTACAGCAGGCCCAAAGATCTGTTGTACAACTAGTCCTTCAAGTGCTAGATGCCTATAATTTGCAAGAAGAAATGGCGATTCATATGGTCAGAGGATTACGAAGTATTCTACATGGATTCACTTCTATTGAACAGATGGGAGGATTCGGTATGCCCCTTGATTTCAATAAAAGCTTTTCAATCTTATTAAATACCTTTATTGAGGGCATTCATGCAGTTACGCTTAATGAAGGCAAATAA